One Carassius auratus strain Wakin chromosome 3, ASM336829v1, whole genome shotgun sequence genomic region harbors:
- the LOC113041667 gene encoding melanin-concentrating hormone receptor 1-like, which produces MDFAVTPDDNSSDEFNSSQHLNEETDEQYHNVLMPSIYGVICFVGIIGNCIVIYTIVKKNKFRAQQTVPDIFIFSLSIADLLFLLGMPFLIHQLVGNGSWCFGATMCTVITALDSNSQIVSTYILTVMTLDRYLATVHPIRFNHMRTPCVAVAVVGLVWILSLLSITPVWMFSGLMPLRDGSVGCALLLPNPATDTYWFTLYQFVLAFALPLVIICVVFFKILQNMAATVAPLPQHSLRVRTRKVTRMAVAICLAFFICWAPHYILQLAHLSVQRPSYAFLYAYNVAISMGYANSCINPLLYIMLSETFKRQFIVAIRPAHKDFRVDPADGSVSLRLAPDGAQQSQSSRELLPVTVAVH; this is translated from the exons ATGGATTTCGCCGTGACCCCTGATGATAATTCCAGTGATGAGTTTAACTCATCTCAACATTTAAATGAag AAACTGACGAACAGTATCACAATGTTCTCATGCCAAGCATTTATGGAGTCATCTGCTTCGTCGGTATAATTGGCAACTGCATCGTCATCTACACCATCGTCAAAAAGAACAAGTTCCGAGCGCAACAGACGGTGCCTGACATCTTCATCTTCAGCCTGTCTATCGCTGATCTTCTGTTTCTCCTGGGCATGCCGTTCCTCATCCACCAGCTGGTGGGAAACGGTTCGTGGTGTTTCGGTGCCACCATGTGCACTGTTATCACGGCGCTGGACTCCAACAGTCAGATCGTGAGCACCTACATTTTAACGGTCATGACACTGGATCGATACTTGGCCACGGTGCACCCCATCCGCTTCAACCACATGCGCACTCCATGCGTGGCTGTGGCGGTCGTGGGCCTGGTGTGGATCCTCTCGCTGCTGTCCATCACGCCGGTGTGGATGTTCTCCGGCCTCATGCCCCTACGGGATGGATCGGTGGGATGCGCTCTGCTCCTTCCCAATCCGGCTACAGATACGTACTGGTTTACTCTCTACCAGTTCGTGCTGGCGTTCGCTTTGCCGTTGGTGATCATCTGCGTGGTGTTTTTCAAGATCCTCCAGAACATGGCTGCCACGGTGGCGCCGCTTCCCCAGCACAGCCTTCGCGTGCGCACTAGAAAGGTCACTCGGATGGCTGTGGCCATATGCCTGGCGTTCTTCATTTGCTGGGCGCCTCATTACATCTTACAGTTGGCACATCTGAGCGTGCAGCGGCCCAGTTACGCCTTCCTGTACGCCTATAACGTGGCCATTAGCATGGGCTACGCCAACAGCTGCATCAACCCGCTGCTCTACATCATGCTGAGTGAAACCTTCAAAAGACAGTTCATCGTAGCCATCCGTCCAGCGCACAAAGATTTCCGTGTGGACCCGGCCGACGGGAGTGTGAGTCTCCGTCTGGCCCCTGACGGAGCGCAGCAGTCTCAGTCGTCCCGCGAGCTGCTGCCGGTTACTGTGGCTGTGCACTGA